One Indicator indicator isolate 239-I01 chromosome 9, UM_Iind_1.1, whole genome shotgun sequence genomic window carries:
- the LOC128968998 gene encoding interleukin-17F-like translates to MAFASYTAVFRSLLLVLVLALIVRSSPHGRAIHPRLPKHRSSVRLSEDCLNQKDLKFPTTVKVDIRISNPDHAFTMAHDVRNRSLAPWDYRLDEDPNRFPQVIADAECRLSSCVNSQGQEDYSLNSVPIQQEILVLRREQEGCLPTYRLEKKIITVGCTCAAPIVYRQS, encoded by the exons ATGGCTTTTGCCAGCTACACTGCAGTG TTCAGATCACTGCTTTTGGTGCTGGTTCTAGCACTCATAGTAAGGAGCTCACCCCATGGCAGGGCAATTCATCCTCGACTCCCCAAGCATAGGAGCTCTGTGAGGCTCAGTGAAGATTGCCTGAACCAAAAGGATCTCAAATTCCCTACAACAGTGAAAGTTGACATTCGTATCAGCAATCCAGACCACGCCTTTACAATGGCCCATGATGTCAGGAACCGGTCTCTTGCTCCTTGGGATTACAG GCTTGACGAGGACCCCAACCGCTTCCCCCAGGTGATTGCTGACGCTGAGTGCCGCCTCTCCAGCTGCGTGAACTCACAAGGGCAGGAGGACTACAGCCTCAACTCTGTCCCCATCCAACAGGAGATCCTGGTCCTCCGGCGGGAGCAGGAGGGCTGCCTGCCCACCTAccgcctggagaagaaaatcatCACTGTGGGCTGCACCTGCGCTGCTCCAATTGTCTACCGCCAGTCCTAG